A region from the Pithys albifrons albifrons isolate INPA30051 chromosome Z, PitAlb_v1, whole genome shotgun sequence genome encodes:
- the SUB1 gene encoding activated RNA polymerase II transcriptional coactivator p15 translates to MPKSKELVSSSSSASDSDSEVDKKAKRKKQAAPEKPVKKQKTGESSKGSASSKQSSNRDENMFQIGKMRYVSVRDFKGKVLIDIREYWMDQEGEMKPGRKGISLNPEQWNQLKEQISDIDDAIRKL, encoded by the exons ATGCCTAAGTCAAAGGAACTTGTATCTTCAAGCTCATCTGCCAGTGATTCAGATAGTGAAGTTGACAAAAAG gcaaagaggaaaaagcaagCAGCTCCAGAAAAACCTGTGAAGAAACAAAAGACTGGTGAAAGTTCAAAAGGTTCAGCTTCTTCTAAGCAAAGCAGTAACAGAGATGAGAATATGTTTCAG ATTGGTAAAATGAGATACGTCAGTGTTCGGGACTTTAAAGGAAAAGTCTTAATTGATATTAGAGAATATTGGATGGATCAGGAAGGTGAAATGAAGCCTGGCAGAAAAG gTATTTCATTAAATCCAGAACAGTGGAATCAGCTGAAGGAACAGATTTCTGATATTGATGATGCAATAAGAAAACTCTAA